A single genomic interval of uncultured Pseudodesulfovibrio sp. harbors:
- a CDS encoding C-GCAxxG-C-C family protein — MESLQNAEELIGKIGRDARELYGNGSMCCSEAVLTVINREFDGGLSEEMAVALSKGFCGGIGDAGCVCGALAGAVMAQSLILGKGPLPVEDEQVRKASKELHDRFSARHGSICCRILSKDRDPNSESKGICLDYVESAANICAHLLLDPASIQEDTEQEQELPLKLNCSTELPKRNAQTHTANSERQF, encoded by the coding sequence ATGGAATCCCTCCAGAACGCCGAAGAACTCATCGGAAAAATCGGCCGAGACGCCAGAGAGCTGTATGGCAACGGCTCAATGTGTTGTTCCGAAGCGGTGCTCACAGTCATCAACCGGGAATTCGACGGCGGCTTGTCTGAAGAAATGGCCGTGGCGCTGTCCAAGGGATTCTGCGGCGGCATCGGAGACGCAGGGTGTGTCTGCGGCGCGCTTGCCGGAGCGGTCATGGCTCAAAGCCTGATCCTCGGCAAAGGCCCTCTGCCCGTGGAAGATGAACAGGTACGCAAGGCATCCAAGGAATTGCATGACCGCTTTTCTGCCCGTCACGGAAGTATCTGCTGCCGAATCCTGAGCAAGGATCGTGATCCGAACTCCGAGTCGAAAGGAATATGCCTCGACTATGTGGAATCAGCGGCAAACATCTGCGCTCACCTGCTTCTCGACCCCGCTTCCATACAGGAAGACACCGAGCAGGAGCAGGAATTGCCCTTGAAACTGAATTGCAGCACGGAATTGCCGAAGAGAAATGCACAGACGCATACAGCCAATTCCGAGCGGCAATTTTAA
- a CDS encoding glycyl-radical enzyme activating protein: MSQGNIYNIQRMSVHDGPGLRTTVFLKGCPLKCLWCSNPESQKTTPQMMYFENLCTGCGGCTEVCPNDAVTIQNGKSVWDIEKCTDCGKCADVCPSKAREMSGKEMTVEEVMKIVRKDALFYENSGGGVTFGGGEPTSGGQFFLDMAQAARDEGFHVTVDTCGYCPEERFDKTIELADLFLFDCKHMDPEQHKKLTGVDNTIILRNMRAALASGKEVHIRMPLMPDMNDSDENIAAMAAFFKEFGRDEIEVMPCHAFGRSKYAALGWEYRMSGEYTPEQLEVVKQRFTDHGLKTVIV; this comes from the coding sequence ATGAGTCAGGGAAATATTTACAACATACAGCGCATGTCCGTACATGACGGCCCCGGTCTACGCACCACGGTATTTCTGAAAGGCTGTCCGCTGAAATGTCTGTGGTGCAGCAATCCGGAATCGCAAAAAACCACCCCGCAGATGATGTATTTCGAAAACCTGTGCACCGGCTGCGGTGGCTGTACAGAGGTCTGCCCCAACGACGCAGTGACCATCCAAAATGGGAAGTCTGTCTGGGACATCGAAAAATGTACCGACTGCGGCAAATGCGCGGACGTCTGTCCGAGCAAAGCACGCGAAATGTCCGGCAAGGAAATGACCGTCGAGGAAGTCATGAAAATCGTGCGTAAGGATGCACTGTTTTATGAAAACTCCGGCGGAGGCGTAACCTTCGGCGGTGGCGAACCCACCTCAGGCGGACAATTTTTTCTGGATATGGCTCAGGCCGCTCGAGACGAAGGCTTCCATGTCACTGTGGACACCTGCGGTTACTGTCCGGAGGAACGGTTCGACAAGACCATCGAGCTGGCCGACCTGTTCCTGTTTGACTGCAAGCACATGGACCCGGAACAGCACAAGAAGCTGACCGGTGTGGATAACACCATCATCCTGCGGAACATGCGCGCCGCCCTCGCCTCAGGCAAGGAAGTGCACATCCGCATGCCGCTGATGCCGGACATGAACGATTCCGACGAAAACATCGCGGCCATGGCTGCCTTTTTCAAAGAATTCGGGCGGGACGAAATCGAAGTCATGCCGTGCCACGCCTTTGGCCGCAGCAAGTACGCGGCACTTGGTTGGGAATACCGCATGTCCGGTGAATACACGCCGGAACAGCTGGAAGTCGTCAAGCAGCGTTTTACCGACCACGGCCTCAAGACCGTGATCGTCTAG
- a CDS encoding glycyl radical protein, translating into MTTNPTVNEEKMNAAPKGYGINWDTAEARVKENKDFLMAAPQIMDPERLEFMNDVYQKHQGEPVVYIRAKLFERVLTKKKIFLDGNPIVGTLTGVRAGVYAYPEWNVSWIKEEMQMAKMASLGEMKIPAETQELLEKTYKLWKGRTCVDQNNKMYKEKYGVNAKQYAKAGMYYENVSVASGSGIADYGLVLNKGLRHLIEDVKKRLAECPTTLADRDRIDLYRSMLITFDAVIAHSHRYADLAEQTAAEESDPKAKAELLEIAEICRRVPEHPARNFREAIQSFWFLHLCVATEQMACAVSPGRYGQYMYPFFKKDIDEGNLTREQVLTLLKFQWIRHLELGEYQGNSYALTLSGHTGQSMTIGGVDANGEDASTELEELMLETQIQMKSIQPTLTLLYHPKLKESYMQKVVECIRGGSGQPQILNNNVVVQRTLARFAQYPDGITLEDARNCGNYGCVSTGVCGKGSFITQEDQPCLAKVVELVLNDGKCPVTKKKVGVESGDPTTFETFEELYEATKKQLDNLFKISRAHSDLSQMARLQVVPSVFRSAMYDGCIEKGMCEEAGGTRYPQVNPIMTAGIDAANSLLAIKHLVFDTKQLTMEQLLEAIKANFEGYEEIREMCYKAPKHGNDEPEIQAFVQRFYRDVDSIHHAQGPDCFGQRTPLDAYSLSYHNYFGSMMGALPNGRKAGVALTDGSVSAMPGTDTEGITALIKSGAEAIDTVRYGANHFNVKVNPQVIEGPTGARTLISLIKSYCDFGGSHIQFNCVSSETLKDAKAHPENYPDLVVRVAGFSAYFTRLDCGVQNEIIKRTEYAA; encoded by the coding sequence ATGACGACTAATCCTACGGTCAATGAAGAAAAAATGAATGCCGCCCCCAAGGGCTACGGCATCAACTGGGATACCGCTGAAGCTCGGGTCAAGGAAAACAAGGATTTCCTCATGGCCGCCCCCCAGATCATGGACCCCGAACGTCTGGAGTTCATGAATGATGTTTACCAAAAGCATCAGGGCGAGCCTGTTGTCTACATCCGCGCCAAGCTTTTTGAACGCGTGCTGACCAAGAAAAAGATTTTCCTTGATGGCAACCCCATCGTCGGCACCCTGACCGGCGTCCGCGCAGGCGTTTACGCCTACCCCGAATGGAACGTTTCCTGGATCAAGGAAGAAATGCAGATGGCCAAAATGGCCTCTCTCGGCGAGATGAAAATCCCCGCCGAAACGCAGGAACTCCTTGAAAAGACCTACAAGCTCTGGAAAGGCCGCACCTGCGTCGACCAGAACAACAAGATGTACAAGGAAAAATACGGCGTCAACGCGAAGCAGTACGCCAAGGCCGGCATGTATTACGAGAACGTGTCCGTTGCCTCCGGTTCCGGTATCGCCGATTACGGTCTCGTTCTGAACAAGGGTCTGCGCCACCTCATCGAAGACGTCAAGAAACGTCTTGCAGAATGCCCCACCACGCTGGCCGACAGGGACAGAATCGACCTGTACCGCTCCATGCTGATCACCTTCGACGCAGTCATCGCCCATTCCCATCGCTACGCCGATCTGGCCGAACAGACTGCCGCCGAAGAATCCGATCCGAAAGCCAAGGCCGAGCTGCTGGAAATCGCTGAAATCTGCCGCCGCGTGCCCGAGCATCCGGCCCGCAACTTCCGTGAAGCCATCCAGTCCTTCTGGTTCCTGCATCTCTGCGTCGCCACCGAGCAGATGGCCTGCGCTGTCTCCCCGGGTCGCTACGGCCAGTACATGTACCCCTTCTTCAAGAAGGACATCGACGAAGGCAACCTGACCCGCGAACAGGTTCTGACCCTGCTCAAATTCCAGTGGATCAGGCACCTTGAACTCGGTGAATACCAGGGCAACTCCTACGCCCTGACCCTGTCCGGCCACACCGGCCAGTCCATGACCATCGGCGGTGTGGATGCCAATGGCGAAGACGCTTCCACCGAGCTGGAAGAACTGATGCTGGAAACCCAGATTCAGATGAAGAGCATTCAGCCCACCCTGACCCTGCTCTACCATCCGAAGCTGAAGGAATCCTACATGCAGAAAGTTGTCGAGTGCATCCGCGGCGGTTCCGGCCAGCCCCAGATCCTCAACAACAACGTCGTTGTCCAGCGCACGCTTGCCCGCTTTGCTCAGTACCCCGACGGCATCACCCTTGAAGACGCCCGCAACTGCGGCAACTACGGCTGCGTGTCCACCGGCGTCTGCGGCAAGGGCAGCTTCATCACTCAGGAAGACCAGCCCTGCCTCGCCAAGGTCGTCGAGCTCGTGCTCAACGACGGCAAGTGCCCGGTCACCAAGAAGAAAGTCGGCGTGGAATCCGGCGATCCGACCACCTTCGAGACCTTTGAAGAGCTTTACGAAGCAACCAAGAAGCAGCTCGATAACCTGTTCAAGATCTCCCGTGCCCACTCCGACCTCAGCCAGATGGCCCGCCTTCAGGTCGTACCGAGCGTCTTCCGCTCCGCCATGTACGACGGCTGCATTGAAAAGGGCATGTGCGAAGAAGCAGGCGGCACCCGCTACCCGCAGGTCAATCCCATCATGACCGCCGGTATCGACGCCGCCAACTCTCTGCTCGCCATCAAGCACCTGGTCTTCGACACCAAGCAGCTCACCATGGAGCAGTTGCTGGAAGCCATCAAGGCAAACTTCGAAGGCTACGAGGAAATCCGTGAGATGTGCTACAAGGCTCCCAAGCACGGCAATGACGAGCCCGAAATCCAGGCCTTCGTGCAGCGTTTCTACCGCGATGTGGACTCCATCCACCACGCACAGGGTCCGGACTGCTTCGGCCAGCGCACCCCGCTGGACGCCTATTCCCTGTCCTACCACAACTACTTCGGCTCCATGATGGGCGCACTGCCCAACGGCCGCAAGGCAGGCGTGGCACTCACCGACGGTTCCGTTTCCGCAATGCCCGGAACCGACACCGAAGGCATCACCGCCCTCATCAAGTCCGGCGCGGAAGCCATCGACACCGTTCGTTACGGCGCCAACCACTTCAACGTGAAGGTCAACCCGCAGGTAATCGAAGGCCCGACCGGCGCACGCACCCTGATCTCCCTGATCAAGAGCTACTGCGACTTCGGCGGCTCCCACATCCAGTTCAACTGCGTCAGCTCCGAGACCCTGAAGGACGCCAAGGCCCACCCGGAGAACTACCCGGATCTGGTCGTGCGCGTGGCAGGCTTCAGTGCCTACTTCACCCGTCTCGACTGCGGTGTGCAGAACGAGATCATCAAACGCACCGAGTACGCAGCCTAA
- a CDS encoding sigma 54-interacting transcriptional regulator, giving the protein MTAIWDDMGIGVAVVDADGICEYMNPIQRRADGFSRIMVEGQHITKLYVPHELACIPTIECLRKGKPILKKSYFYKTTNHYLASTVTDFFPLYDRGKKDGVIAFTIWTGSAPLVDRKSRSKKTVSSRTPAHDCYSFSDLVGKDASLREVLDDAKTAAKSSSPVMIWGESGTGKEVFAQAIHAESDRRDQPFIAENCAAIPENLLEAILFGTSKGAYTDASDKPGLFEEANGGTLLLDELNSMPLGLQAKLLRVLQEKRVRRLGSRTEIPVDVRVISILNEAPLDAVGQGILRSDLFYRLAVVGIAVPPLRHRKEDIPLLARTFIDRSEQNQSTSPIGIDDDILDMFLNYDWPGNVRELLHVIEGSLALLGGRPSIELACLPRHFREACTGGGGSTPLFPAPTAPVQEKRENHSGGHSYFDYQTVTRSSVIPLKGCVQEYEAQCIRNVLRVTGGNVAKAARILQITGAGLRYKIKQLDIEDE; this is encoded by the coding sequence ATGACCGCTATCTGGGATGATATGGGTATCGGCGTCGCCGTGGTCGATGCCGACGGTATCTGCGAGTACATGAATCCGATTCAGCGCCGCGCTGACGGTTTCAGCCGTATAATGGTGGAAGGGCAGCATATCACCAAGCTCTACGTGCCGCATGAACTGGCGTGTATTCCCACCATCGAATGTCTGCGTAAAGGCAAGCCCATCCTGAAGAAATCCTACTTTTACAAGACCACGAACCATTATCTCGCCAGTACGGTCACGGATTTTTTCCCACTGTATGACCGTGGAAAAAAGGATGGCGTCATAGCATTCACCATCTGGACCGGCTCGGCTCCGCTGGTAGACCGCAAGTCCCGTTCGAAAAAGACTGTTTCTTCCCGTACTCCTGCTCACGACTGTTACTCCTTTTCCGATCTGGTCGGTAAGGATGCGAGTTTGCGGGAGGTGCTCGATGATGCGAAGACGGCTGCCAAATCTTCTTCACCTGTCATGATCTGGGGAGAGAGCGGTACCGGAAAGGAAGTGTTCGCGCAGGCCATTCATGCTGAAAGTGATCGGCGGGACCAGCCTTTTATCGCCGAGAACTGCGCCGCAATTCCCGAGAATCTCCTGGAAGCCATTCTTTTCGGCACGTCAAAGGGCGCGTATACGGATGCTTCCGACAAGCCCGGACTTTTTGAAGAGGCCAACGGCGGCACATTGCTTCTGGATGAACTCAATTCCATGCCGTTGGGGTTACAGGCCAAGCTTTTGCGCGTGCTTCAGGAAAAACGGGTGCGCCGTCTCGGATCACGCACGGAAATTCCCGTGGACGTACGTGTCATCAGTATTTTGAACGAAGCGCCTCTCGATGCCGTAGGGCAGGGCATTCTTCGCAGTGACCTGTTTTACCGGCTGGCCGTGGTGGGCATTGCCGTGCCGCCCCTGCGTCACCGCAAGGAAGACATTCCGCTGCTGGCGCGTACCTTTATTGATCGCTCCGAGCAGAATCAGTCGACCAGTCCGATCGGCATTGATGACGATATCCTGGACATGTTTCTCAACTATGATTGGCCCGGAAATGTCCGTGAGCTGTTGCATGTCATTGAAGGAAGCCTCGCCCTGCTTGGCGGGCGGCCTTCAATCGAGTTGGCCTGTCTGCCTCGTCATTTCCGTGAAGCCTGCACGGGTGGTGGAGGAAGTACACCGCTCTTCCCGGCACCGACGGCTCCGGTTCAGGAAAAGCGGGAGAATCATTCCGGTGGACATTCCTATTTTGATTATCAGACAGTCACGCGGAGCAGCGTGATTCCCCTTAAGGGGTGCGTTCAGGAATATGAGGCGCAGTGCATTCGTAACGTGCTGCGGGTCACTGGCGGCAATGTGGCCAAGGCTGCCCGTATTTTGCAGATTACCGGAGCCGGGTTGCGGTACAAGATCAAACAGCTTGATATTGAAGACGAGTAA
- a CDS encoding sulfite exporter TauE/SafE family protein produces the protein MPDTMSLIVFCSWLVGGFVSGVSGIGGALVAVPFAAMFIPMHELIPLSCLLNLIMDGCIACMHFRHCRVSAMWPMIVGSLPGSIIGLFILQFVSGSILQGAVGALLLYYVYWQHTFRVEETHSESWTYGGAAGFGAGLLGTAISFDGPPVGAYGLYVGWNPRAFLGTLGVFFVIRSTITCGLQAGAGLYTPAVLEYAMYGIPATIIGTLCAFPVVKHINLDTFRKVLMGVIVLAGAVCLGRSLL, from the coding sequence ATGCCTGATACCATGTCACTCATCGTTTTCTGCTCTTGGCTTGTCGGCGGTTTTGTCTCCGGCGTCAGCGGCATCGGCGGCGCACTGGTTGCGGTGCCGTTCGCGGCCATGTTCATTCCCATGCATGAACTCATCCCGCTCAGTTGCCTCCTGAACCTCATCATGGACGGCTGCATCGCCTGCATGCACTTCCGCCATTGCCGCGTATCCGCGATGTGGCCCATGATTGTCGGCTCCCTGCCCGGTTCCATCATCGGCCTGTTCATCCTTCAATTCGTATCCGGATCAATACTGCAAGGGGCGGTTGGAGCCTTGCTGCTCTATTACGTATACTGGCAACACACATTCCGCGTCGAAGAAACGCACAGCGAGTCATGGACCTATGGCGGAGCAGCGGGATTCGGCGCAGGACTTCTGGGAACCGCCATATCCTTCGACGGTCCCCCTGTCGGCGCATACGGGCTGTATGTCGGTTGGAACCCGAGAGCCTTTCTGGGAACGCTCGGTGTATTCTTCGTGATCAGAAGCACGATAACCTGCGGTCTTCAGGCAGGAGCGGGATTATACACTCCGGCAGTGCTCGAATATGCCATGTACGGCATACCGGCGACCATAATAGGCACACTGTGCGCGTTTCCCGTTGTAAAGCACATCAACCTCGACACGTTCAGGAAAGTGCTCATGGGTGTCATCGTGCTGGCAGGTGCCGTCTGTCTGGGCCGCTCCCTGCTATAA
- a CDS encoding DUF4125 family protein translates to MTEKYRKNLIQEIIDRELNMFLAVNNRGGTSPCQERPESFRIMREMTHGVLSDSFLESYLDDLKQAETEGRNFMTEKYALMERLIPPLRDTLQLEEIVNAESEWRKEVATQFPRTVQPEGHEGFCLYLGCELQTYSAATMDAYYNDIMAAQQKHHNLVRERYELLMKKLGYGSLKECEAGLTA, encoded by the coding sequence ATGACCGAAAAATATCGCAAAAATCTCATTCAAGAGATCATAGACCGTGAACTGAACATGTTTCTGGCAGTGAACAACCGGGGCGGCACTTCGCCTTGCCAGGAACGCCCAGAGTCATTCCGCATCATGCGGGAAATGACCCACGGCGTACTTTCCGACTCCTTTCTCGAATCCTATTTGGACGACCTGAAACAGGCGGAAACGGAAGGCCGCAATTTCATGACCGAAAAATACGCCCTCATGGAAAGGTTGATCCCCCCTCTCCGCGACACCCTTCAACTCGAGGAAATCGTCAACGCTGAAAGCGAATGGCGCAAGGAAGTGGCAACCCAGTTTCCGCGTACCGTCCAGCCGGAAGGACACGAAGGCTTCTGCCTCTATCTCGGCTGCGAACTCCAGACCTATTCCGCTGCCACCATGGATGCCTATTATAATGACATAATGGCCGCTCAACAAAAGCATCACAATCTGGTTCGGGAACGATATGAACTACTTATGAAAAAGCTGGGTTACGGATCACTGAAAGAATGTGAAGCAGGCCTGACGGCCTAG
- a CDS encoding APC family permease, with translation MSQEKLELNKSLSPSQVWALALGSIVGWGCFVLPGDMFLPQAGVLGTLIGFSVGAFLICFVAVCYSYMIKYAPVAGGAFAYAYVGYGPTAAFVCGWALVLGYVAIIGIDVAALALIFRFLFPGVFEFGSLYSIAGWEVYTGEVLLMTGATLLFGFMNYRGTSFAGKFQVVLTFLLTVGIVSLFVGSSSLETAQMPNLFPLFAEHRSAFSCVLIIFAISPFLFAGFDTVPQAAEEFTFEPSRARNIMIIAILCGVVLYSLVTLAVGIAIPYPEMLAKMDAMRAAGGTAWATGEVAAMAFGKLGAVILACAVMGAVCTGINGFYIATSRLLLSMARGRILPAWFGDIHPKYRSPYKAILFTIAIVLLTPFAGRSVIVWIVDMSSVGTGIGYLFSCLAARRVLLGSPDVEDKAMRLFCCIMGTLASVMCIVLLLIPGSPAYISEASRWCMVAWVGMGVFFYFSNKSEWAKLPEAELRASILGRADIPVFFKSKEPQGQVQPQGAGD, from the coding sequence ATGTCACAAGAAAAGTTGGAATTAAATAAATCGCTTTCGCCGTCACAGGTGTGGGCACTGGCACTCGGGTCCATTGTCGGCTGGGGCTGCTTCGTGCTGCCCGGAGATATGTTTCTGCCTCAAGCCGGTGTGCTTGGGACGCTGATCGGTTTCAGCGTTGGTGCATTTCTCATTTGTTTCGTGGCTGTCTGTTACAGCTACATGATCAAATACGCTCCCGTTGCCGGAGGAGCATTCGCTTATGCTTACGTGGGATATGGGCCTACGGCAGCATTTGTCTGCGGCTGGGCGCTTGTCCTCGGTTATGTTGCCATCATCGGTATTGATGTTGCCGCACTTGCCTTGATTTTCCGTTTCCTTTTCCCCGGCGTTTTCGAATTCGGCTCGCTTTATTCGATTGCCGGATGGGAAGTCTACACCGGTGAAGTTCTGCTCATGACCGGAGCAACGCTCCTGTTCGGATTCATGAATTACCGGGGAACCAGTTTCGCAGGAAAGTTCCAGGTGGTTCTCACCTTCCTGCTTACCGTAGGCATCGTATCCCTGTTCGTGGGTTCCTCGTCGTTGGAAACTGCCCAGATGCCCAACCTGTTCCCGCTTTTCGCTGAGCATCGCTCCGCATTTTCGTGTGTTCTCATCATTTTTGCCATCTCTCCCTTCCTGTTCGCAGGATTTGATACCGTGCCGCAGGCGGCTGAAGAGTTTACCTTTGAACCGTCTCGCGCACGCAACATCATGATCATCGCCATCCTGTGCGGTGTCGTTCTCTATTCCTTGGTGACTCTGGCTGTCGGTATCGCCATTCCGTATCCCGAGATGCTGGCAAAGATGGACGCCATGCGGGCTGCCGGCGGTACTGCATGGGCTACCGGTGAAGTCGCTGCAATGGCATTCGGCAAGCTGGGTGCCGTCATTCTCGCCTGTGCCGTCATGGGCGCAGTCTGCACCGGCATCAACGGTTTTTACATCGCTACCTCCCGCCTGCTGCTCAGCATGGCCCGCGGCCGCATCCTGCCCGCATGGTTCGGTGACATCCATCCCAAATACCGTTCGCCCTACAAGGCAATCCTGTTCACCATCGCCATCGTGCTGCTGACTCCCTTTGCCGGACGTTCCGTTATCGTCTGGATCGTGGACATGAGCTCCGTTGGAACCGGTATCGGCTATCTCTTCTCCTGTCTTGCTGCACGTCGAGTCCTGCTCGGCAGCCCTGACGTGGAAGACAAGGCCATGCGTCTGTTCTGCTGCATCATGGGTACGCTCGCATCCGTGATGTGCATCGTGCTGCTGCTTATCCCTGGTTCCCCCGCCTATATCAGCGAGGCTTCCCGTTGGTGCATGGTCGCTTGGGTCGGCATGGGTGTTTTCTTCTACTTCTCCAACAAGAGTGAGTGGGCAAAGCTTCCTGAAGCCGAACTGCGTGCCAGCATCCTGGGCCGCGCTGATATTCCTGTGTTCTTCAAGAGCAAGGAACCGCAGGGACAGGTTCAGCCGCAAGGTGCAGGTGACTAA
- a CDS encoding F0F1 ATP synthase subunit gamma, translated as MQTLDALQKRIKTTTDLLSVVKTMKSLAAVNIRHFDRAAQSLVQYAEVVEHGWSVLFRSGGVMLPTGKESKAVLLTVGSDQGMCGQFNELAVQAGLKAGEQLEDKGLEVSFWSAGDRIRAMLEDSGKEPKLHFSMPGTLGGVAPIVNDLVGRMAQWKRQGVERFHVVYNGQHEHEGYSPINNRILPLDKTWGERLGADKWPGRCIPQVFIPGDTMFSELFRQHLFIMLYGAIARSMAAENIARLAAMHAAEKNIEDMREELQANFRQTRQNSITEELLDVMAGFEALV; from the coding sequence ATGCAGACGCTCGACGCCCTGCAAAAACGCATCAAGACCACGACGGACCTGCTCTCGGTGGTCAAGACCATGAAAAGTCTGGCTGCGGTGAACATTCGCCACTTTGACCGCGCGGCACAGTCATTGGTGCAATACGCAGAGGTGGTGGAGCACGGATGGAGCGTTCTGTTCCGGTCCGGCGGAGTCATGCTCCCCACGGGCAAGGAAAGCAAAGCGGTCCTCCTGACAGTTGGGTCGGATCAGGGCATGTGCGGTCAATTCAATGAACTGGCTGTGCAGGCCGGATTGAAAGCCGGTGAGCAGCTGGAGGATAAAGGCCTTGAAGTCTCATTCTGGTCGGCAGGCGACCGCATACGCGCCATGCTGGAAGACTCCGGCAAGGAACCGAAGCTGCATTTCTCCATGCCCGGGACTCTTGGCGGCGTGGCCCCGATAGTCAACGATCTGGTGGGTCGCATGGCGCAGTGGAAACGGCAGGGAGTGGAACGATTCCATGTCGTTTACAACGGCCAACACGAACATGAAGGATACTCACCGATCAACAACCGCATCCTGCCTCTGGATAAAACGTGGGGCGAACGGCTGGGCGCGGACAAGTGGCCCGGTCGCTGCATTCCTCAAGTATTCATCCCCGGTGACACCATGTTTTCGGAACTCTTCAGGCAGCACCTTTTCATCATGCTCTATGGAGCCATTGCCCGCTCAATGGCCGCTGAAAACATCGCCCGCCTCGCCGCCATGCACGCTGCCGAAAAGAACATCGAGGACATGCGCGAAGAGCTTCAGGCAAACTTCCGCCAGACACGTCAGAACTCGATCACCGAAGAACTGCTGGACGTCATGGCAGGGTTCGAGGCATTGGTCTAA
- a CDS encoding alternate F1F0 ATPase, F1 subunit alpha, with translation MTKGFLEKTLDQAVDSVERGTANLAPQVQPEEIGRILSVTQGVVQAEGMGAVNAEELLLLGSGIPGMAIDLLPDSVGIALFGPGETLAAGDEVTRTGRVLDVPVGNELIGRVVNPLGTPLDGNGPINCDERLPVEREASPILHRAPVDTPLQTGIKVIDALIPIGRGQRELILGDRQTGKTAIAMDTICNQKDADVICIYCAIGQRSSSVARALSELKRRGAMDYSLVMVAEGDEPPGLQFIAPYAATAMGEYFMHQGKDVLVVYDDLTQHAQAYRQLSLLLRRPPGREAFPGDIFYIHSRLLERSTRLKSEYDGGTLTALPIIETEAQNLSAYIPTNLISITDGQIYLNPDLFQKGILPAVDVGLSVSRVGGRAQLPAYGKVAGDLRLTYSQFQELEAFARFGTRMDAETRGKLEHGRRVREILKQKRFSPLTAGQQTAVLLAVTKGLFDPIDAKNVLDAEEEMLNQLTENRGNLDSLARTSPNDPVWEDLVHDIKSILETME, from the coding sequence ATGACGAAAGGCTTTCTGGAAAAAACACTGGATCAGGCTGTGGACAGCGTGGAACGGGGAACAGCCAATCTCGCTCCACAGGTACAGCCTGAAGAGATCGGACGCATCCTTTCCGTGACCCAGGGCGTGGTTCAGGCCGAAGGGATGGGAGCGGTCAACGCCGAAGAACTGCTGCTGCTCGGTTCCGGCATACCGGGTATGGCCATCGACCTCCTTCCCGACAGTGTCGGCATCGCCCTGTTCGGTCCCGGCGAAACGCTCGCGGCCGGGGATGAAGTCACGCGCACAGGACGCGTACTTGATGTCCCGGTCGGCAACGAGCTTATCGGGCGCGTGGTCAATCCACTGGGCACCCCGCTTGACGGCAACGGGCCCATCAACTGCGACGAGCGCCTGCCCGTGGAGCGGGAAGCCTCCCCGATCCTGCACCGTGCGCCCGTGGATACTCCGCTCCAGACCGGCATCAAGGTCATCGACGCCCTGATCCCCATCGGAAGAGGCCAGCGCGAACTCATTCTCGGGGACAGGCAGACTGGCAAGACCGCCATTGCGATGGACACGATATGCAACCAGAAGGACGCCGATGTCATATGTATCTATTGCGCCATCGGCCAGCGGTCTTCCAGCGTTGCACGCGCCCTCTCCGAATTGAAACGACGGGGAGCCATGGACTATTCACTGGTGATGGTCGCTGAAGGGGACGAGCCGCCCGGACTGCAATTCATTGCGCCGTATGCCGCCACCGCCATGGGTGAATACTTCATGCATCAGGGCAAGGACGTGCTGGTTGTTTACGACGACCTGACCCAGCACGCACAGGCCTATCGCCAACTCTCGCTGCTCCTGCGCCGTCCTCCCGGACGCGAGGCGTTCCCCGGTGACATCTTCTACATTCACTCACGCCTTCTGGAACGCAGCACACGCCTGAAATCGGAATACGACGGCGGCACGCTCACGGCACTGCCCATCATCGAGACCGAGGCCCAGAACCTCTCGGCCTACATTCCGACCAATCTCATTTCCATCACGGACGGCCAGATATACCTGAACCCAGACCTCTTTCAAAAAGGCATACTGCCCGCGGTGGACGTCGGACTGTCTGTCTCCCGCGTGGGAGGACGGGCACAGCTTCCGGCCTACGGCAAAGTCGCGGGAGACCTGCGGCTGACCTACTCCCAGTTTCAGGAACTGGAGGCATTCGCACGGTTCGGAACCCGCATGGACGCGGAGACTCGCGGCAAACTGGAGCACGGACGCAGGGTGCGCGAAATCCTCAAGCAGAAGCGCTTCTCGCCTTTGACGGCCGGACAGCAGACAGCCGTCCTGCTGGCAGTGACCAAAGGACTGTTCGATCCGATAGATGCGAAAAACGTGCTCGACGCGGAAGAGGAGATGTTGAATCAACTCACTGAAAACAGGGGCAATCTTGACTCTCTGGCCCGGACGTCACCGAATGATCCGGTCTGGGAAGACCTCGTTCACGACATCAAGAGCATTCTGGAAACAATGGAGTAG